A single genomic interval of Nitrosomonadales bacterium harbors:
- the bioH gene encoding pimeloyl-ACP methyl ester esterase BioH, producing MSLHVETQGNGAPLILLHGWGMHGGIWGEIVENLAQDFTVHRVDLPGHGLSSPTETFSLETVVAQLAAHFGQPVTLLGWSLGGIVAQSWAAREPEKVERLILVASTPCFAEREDWAFGMPRVILEQFAAELEKNHAATLRRFLALQVRGSEGERELLAGLREQLFSRGEPQLAALRGGLDILRDADLRDALPRIMQPTLVIAGERDRLTPPEASYHLAAAMPTARMVEIAGAAHAPFLSHADTFVEQVKSFLDERI from the coding sequence ATGAGCTTGCACGTTGAAACGCAAGGCAACGGCGCGCCGCTCATCCTGCTGCATGGCTGGGGGATGCATGGCGGGATCTGGGGCGAGATCGTCGAAAATCTCGCGCAGGATTTCACGGTGCATCGTGTCGATCTGCCGGGACATGGCCTGAGTTCTCCGACCGAAACTTTCTCGCTGGAGACGGTCGTCGCGCAACTGGCCGCGCACTTTGGTCAGCCGGTGACGCTTCTGGGGTGGTCGCTCGGCGGCATCGTCGCGCAATCCTGGGCGGCACGCGAACCGGAGAAGGTGGAGCGTCTGATCCTGGTGGCGAGCACGCCGTGCTTCGCCGAACGTGAAGACTGGGCGTTCGGCATGCCGCGTGTGATCCTTGAGCAGTTCGCCGCCGAACTGGAAAAGAACCATGCTGCGACCCTGCGGCGTTTCCTTGCCCTGCAGGTTCGCGGTAGCGAAGGTGAACGTGAACTGCTGGCCGGATTGCGTGAGCAGTTGTTCAGCCGTGGCGAGCCACAACTGGCGGCGTTGCGTGGCGGGCTGGATATCCTGCGCGATGCCGACCTGCGCGATGCCTTGCCGAGAATAATGCAGCCGACGCTGGTGATCGCGGGCGAACGCGACCGGCTGACCCCGCCGGAAGCTTCATACCATCTGGCCGCGGCGATGCCGACGGCACGTATGGTGGAGATCGCCGGCGCGGCGCATGCGCCGTTCCTGTCCCATGCGGATACATTTGTCGAACAAGTAAAGAGCTTTCTGGATGAACGAATTTGA
- the bioC gene encoding malonyl-ACP O-methyltransferase BioC produces the protein MNEFEIDKKQVRRAFSRAAADYDAAAVLQREVCVRMLERLDYVKLQPARVLDVGSGTGWGTRQLSERYPKADITALDIALGMLQHARGTSNWWKKLFAGKRESYLCADVEALPVASGSAEMVWSNLALQWCNDLPATFVELHRVLKVEGLLMFSSFGVDTLKELRVAFREVDGYNHLNRFADMHDIGDMLVAAGFADPVMEMEKITLTYDDVRAVMQDLKRIGAHNATAGRAPGMMGKAAWRRVTENYETLRRDGKLPATFEIIYGHAWKPAPKQVADGRSIIRTDFRL, from the coding sequence ATGAACGAATTTGAAATAGACAAGAAACAGGTGCGGCGCGCTTTCAGCCGCGCCGCTGCGGATTACGACGCTGCCGCGGTGCTGCAGCGCGAGGTCTGCGTACGCATGCTGGAGCGGCTCGATTACGTCAAGCTGCAACCTGCGCGCGTGCTGGACGTCGGCAGCGGTACCGGATGGGGGACACGCCAGTTAAGCGAGCGCTACCCGAAGGCCGATATCACTGCGCTCGATATCGCGCTCGGCATGCTGCAGCATGCAAGGGGTACATCGAACTGGTGGAAGAAGCTGTTTGCCGGCAAGCGCGAAAGCTATCTGTGTGCCGATGTCGAGGCGCTGCCGGTCGCTTCCGGCAGCGCGGAGATGGTGTGGTCCAATCTGGCACTGCAATGGTGCAACGACCTGCCCGCCACTTTCGTCGAATTGCATCGCGTGCTCAAGGTGGAGGGATTGCTGATGTTCTCCAGTTTCGGGGTCGATACGCTGAAGGAGTTGCGCGTCGCTTTCCGTGAGGTGGACGGCTATAACCACCTGAACCGTTTCGCCGATATGCACGATATCGGCGACATGCTGGTGGCTGCGGGTTTCGCCGACCCGGTGATGGAGATGGAGAAGATCACGCTGACCTATGACGATGTGCGCGCCGTGATGCAGGACCTGAAGCGCATCGGCGCACACAATGCCACGGCGGGACGCGCGCCGGGGATGATGGGCAAGGCAGCCTGGCGTCGTGTCACGGAGAATTACGAAACACTGCGACGCGATGGCAAGTTGCCGGCGACCTTCGAGATCATCTACGGCCATGCATGGAAACCCGCGCCGAAGCAGGTTGCGGACGGGCGCTCGATCATCCGGACGGATTTCAGGCTATGA
- the bioD gene encoding dethiobiotin synthase translates to MSYFITGTDTGVGKTLVSCALLHAFAAQGRTVAGFKPVAAGCDEDGRNEDARLLRSLSNVPLSYGQVNPYCLRAAIAPHLAAGKEGVRIDLSRIEAAYRELAKRANTVIVEGAGGFMVPLNDTQDSADLAQALDLPVILVVGMRLGCLNHALLTLRAIADYQLECAGWVANVLDGGMPALQENIDTLRERIAAPLLGVVSQMAIPDAGVAARHIDLKLLEQGSTNE, encoded by the coding sequence ATGAGCTACTTCATCACCGGAACCGATACCGGTGTCGGCAAGACATTGGTGAGTTGTGCCTTGTTGCATGCGTTTGCGGCGCAGGGCAGGACCGTTGCCGGTTTCAAACCGGTCGCTGCCGGTTGCGATGAGGATGGGCGCAACGAGGATGCCAGATTGCTGCGTTCATTGAGCAATGTCCCGCTCAGCTATGGACAGGTGAATCCTTATTGCCTGCGCGCCGCCATCGCGCCGCACCTCGCGGCGGGGAAGGAGGGTGTGCGTATCGATCTGTCGCGCATCGAAGCTGCCTATCGCGAACTGGCAAAGCGGGCAAACACGGTGATCGTGGAAGGCGCAGGCGGTTTCATGGTGCCGCTGAACGACACGCAGGACAGCGCGGATCTGGCACAGGCGCTGGACTTGCCGGTGATCCTGGTGGTGGGCATGCGGCTGGGTTGCCTCAATCATGCGTTGCTGACGCTGCGCGCCATTGCCGATTACCAATTAGAATGCGCGGGCTGGGTGGCGAACGTGCTGGATGGCGGGATGCCTGCGTTGCAGGAGAACATCGACACGTTGCGCGAACGCATCGCCGCGCCTTTGCTGGGTGTGGTGTCGCAGATGGCAATACCGGATGCCGGCGTGGCAGCACGGCATATCGATCTGAAACTATTGGAGCAAGGTTCGACGAATGAGTGA
- a CDS encoding sulfite exporter TauE/SafE family protein, producing the protein MSEFSIIAVFFVGLLGGVHCLGMCGSIVGIFTAQVPRDKAHWPFHLAYSGGRITSYALAGALVGAVGQAGLLMRDAVPVQHLLFALSSFMLVALGLYLAGIWGVVRQLERLGGGVWKRLQPYTARLLPLNTVPRALGLGILWGWLPCGLVYSVLLTALASGDPIRGGLIMMAFGLGTLPNLLAIGLFWESIESWVKSPRVRLVAGLLVVGLGVYGLIKVGYTFYINGWAGSCHVAA; encoded by the coding sequence ATGAGTGAATTCAGCATCATCGCGGTATTTTTCGTCGGACTGCTCGGTGGCGTGCATTGCCTCGGTATGTGCGGCAGCATCGTCGGCATCTTCACCGCACAAGTACCGAGAGACAAGGCACACTGGCCGTTCCATCTCGCCTACAGTGGCGGGCGTATCACCAGTTATGCGCTGGCCGGGGCATTGGTTGGTGCAGTGGGACAGGCCGGTCTGTTGATGCGCGACGCGGTGCCGGTGCAACATCTGCTGTTTGCACTTTCCAGTTTCATGCTGGTCGCGTTGGGATTGTATCTGGCGGGCATCTGGGGTGTGGTGCGGCAGCTTGAGCGTCTGGGCGGGGGGGTATGGAAACGCTTGCAACCTTATACTGCCAGACTGTTGCCGTTGAATACCGTGCCGCGCGCATTGGGTCTGGGCATCCTGTGGGGATGGCTGCCATGCGGTCTGGTGTACAGCGTGCTGCTGACCGCTTTGGCGAGCGGCGACCCGATACGGGGCGGATTGATCATGATGGCGTTCGGTTTGGGAACCTTGCCGAATCTGCTGGCAATCGGACTATTCTGGGAAAGTATCGAAAGCTGGGTGAAATCACCGCGCGTACGCTTGGTCGCCGGGTTGCTGGTGGTCGGGCTCGGCGTGTATGGGTTGATCAAGGTGGGCTATACGTTCTATATAAACGGTTGGGCGGGGAGTTGTCATGTGGCGGCGTAA
- a CDS encoding SCO family protein produces the protein MWRRNVIFLMLAMVLAACGEPRLPSPFHASEVGGKLASADFRLTDHNGKLRTLADFRGKVVVMFFGYIHCPDVCPTTMADLAQVMDTLGKDADRVQVLFVTVDPERDTPELMTQYAPAFHPSFLGLYGDVQATVKVAEAFGVVYQKQPTTSGYNVDHSAGTYLIDANGKVRLLAPYGQRADWLAQDIRLLLAMGGK, from the coding sequence ATGTGGCGGCGTAATGTAATCTTCCTGATGCTGGCGATGGTGCTGGCAGCCTGCGGCGAACCCAGGTTGCCATCCCCGTTCCATGCCAGCGAAGTCGGCGGCAAACTGGCCTCGGCGGATTTCAGGCTGACCGACCATAATGGCAAACTGCGCACGCTGGCGGATTTTCGCGGCAAGGTGGTGGTGATGTTCTTCGGCTATATCCATTGTCCGGATGTATGTCCGACCACGATGGCCGATCTGGCGCAGGTGATGGACACGCTGGGCAAGGATGCCGACAGGGTGCAGGTGCTGTTCGTGACCGTCGATCCGGAGCGCGATACGCCCGAACTGATGACGCAGTACGCTCCCGCGTTCCACCCCTCATTCCTCGGTCTGTACGGGGATGTGCAAGCCACCGTGAAGGTTGCAGAGGCGTTTGGCGTCGTGTATCAGAAGCAGCCGACCACCTCGGGCTACAACGTGGATCACAGCGCCGGCACGTATCTGATCGATGCGAACGGCAAGGTGCGCCTGCTCGCGCCCTATGGGCAGCGAGCCGACTGGCTGGCGCAGGACATCCGGCTGCTGCTGGCCATGGGCGGAAAATAA
- a CDS encoding response regulator transcription factor: MKILLADDHALFREGLRYVLQQLPEVCEILEAGNFPEALRLAELHPELDLALLDLNMPGSDGPVSVKFFHQRYPHIPVVVVSGEDGRGNMEKVMNSGAMGFVCKSSTAPVMLSALSLVLSGGVYVPPQILQYRSVGGEDDGEQKDGRSPNTNEFGLTPRQMQVLRHLAAGLTNKEIAETIHLAEGTVKIHVAAVYQTLRVSSRMEAVRVAEQLGLVGVDG, translated from the coding sequence ATGAAGATTCTGCTGGCAGACGATCATGCGCTGTTCCGCGAGGGGTTGCGCTATGTGTTGCAGCAATTGCCGGAAGTTTGCGAAATACTGGAAGCCGGAAATTTTCCGGAAGCGCTCAGGTTGGCCGAGCTGCATCCGGAACTGGATCTGGCCTTGCTCGACCTGAACATGCCGGGCAGCGACGGGCCGGTTTCCGTCAAATTCTTTCATCAGCGTTATCCGCATATCCCGGTGGTGGTGGTGTCCGGTGAAGACGGGCGCGGCAATATGGAAAAGGTGATGAATTCCGGTGCGATGGGCTTCGTATGCAAGAGTTCGACCGCTCCGGTGATGTTGAGTGCCTTGAGCCTGGTACTTTCCGGCGGGGTGTATGTTCCGCCGCAGATCCTGCAATATCGCAGCGTTGGCGGCGAGGATGATGGCGAACAAAAAGACGGCCGCAGCCCGAACACCAACGAGTTCGGTCTGACGCCACGCCAGATGCAGGTGTTGAGGCATCTGGCCGCGGGCTTGACCAACAAGGAGATCGCCGAGACGATCCATCTTGCGGAGGGAACCGTCAAGATCCACGTGGCGGCCGTCTACCAGACCCTGCGCGTCAGCAGCCGCATGGAGGCGGTACGGGTCGCCGAGCAGTTGGGGCTGGTGGGTGTCGATGGCTGA
- a CDS encoding DNA translocase FtsK 4TM domain-containing protein, producing MAEADHTSPAGRMFALLRESRWLLLVAAALYLSISLYGYHRADPSWSNTASGALTVNPGGVLGAYLSDLLFYLSGFSAWWWVVLMLERIWAGYHNLAADSIFDKRALWVSVAGFLVLLLASSALEAIRLHTLQVTLPLAPGGMLGIMLGDALTRMLGFTGATLLLLALMATGFSVFSGLSWLRFMDRLGALLESAFLWLRNTWQTRQDKRIGVQAMSERDAIVEEEKRRVEEHLPIHIEMPVMEVTKSARVVEEKQAPLFSDMPDSPLPPLHLLDQATHQVEVVSADTLEFTSRLIERKLKDFGVAVKVVAAYPGPVITRYEIDPDVGVKGSQITNLVKDLARALSVVSIRLVETIPGKAYMALELPNAKRQMVHLSEILSSQVYADMHSALTIAMGKDISGKPVVADLARMPHVLVAGTTGSGKSVAINAMILSLLYKSTPQQVRLLLIDPKMLELSVYEGIPHLLAPVVTDMRQAASGLNWCVQEMDRRYRLMSHFGVRNIAGYNQKLRDALKSGEPLAHPFSITPESPELLEELPLIVVFIDELADLMMVVGKKIEELIARLAQKARASGIHLVLATQRPSVDVITGLIKANVPTRVAFQVSSKIDSRTILDQMGAEALLGQGDMLYLPPGTGHPQRVHGAFVSDQEVHRVAEYLKEQGEPNYIDGVLDSPEESGEGGEGGAGLDAEADPLYDQAVEIVLRNRRASISLVQRHLRIGYNRAARLVEQMESAGIVSPMQSNGNREVLAPARHE from the coding sequence ATGGCTGAGGCCGATCACACCTCCCCGGCAGGCAGGATGTTCGCACTGTTGCGCGAGTCGCGCTGGCTGCTGCTGGTCGCAGCTGCCCTTTATCTGTCCATCTCCCTGTATGGTTACCATCGCGCCGACCCGTCCTGGTCAAATACTGCCAGTGGTGCGCTGACCGTCAATCCCGGCGGTGTGCTCGGTGCGTATCTTTCCGACCTGCTGTTCTATCTGTCCGGCTTTTCGGCGTGGTGGTGGGTGGTGTTGATGCTCGAGCGTATCTGGGCGGGATACCACAACCTGGCCGCCGATAGTATCTTCGACAAGCGCGCCCTGTGGGTCTCCGTGGCGGGGTTTCTGGTGCTGTTGCTGGCCAGTAGCGCGCTCGAGGCGATCCGTTTGCATACCCTGCAAGTCACACTGCCGCTGGCGCCGGGCGGGATGCTTGGCATCATGCTGGGCGATGCGCTGACGCGCATGCTGGGTTTTACCGGTGCGACCCTGTTGTTGCTGGCATTGATGGCCACCGGCTTCAGCGTGTTCAGCGGACTGTCGTGGCTGCGCTTCATGGATCGTCTCGGGGCGCTGCTGGAATCCGCCTTCCTGTGGCTGCGTAATACCTGGCAAACGCGCCAGGACAAGCGTATCGGCGTGCAGGCGATGAGCGAACGCGATGCCATCGTCGAGGAAGAGAAGCGCCGTGTCGAGGAGCACCTGCCCATCCATATCGAGATGCCGGTGATGGAGGTGACCAAGTCGGCACGGGTGGTCGAAGAGAAGCAGGCGCCGCTGTTCTCCGACATGCCTGATTCGCCGCTGCCGCCACTGCATCTGCTTGATCAGGCCACGCATCAGGTCGAGGTGGTTTCGGCAGATACGCTGGAATTCACCTCGCGCCTGATCGAGCGCAAATTGAAGGATTTCGGCGTGGCGGTGAAGGTCGTCGCCGCCTATCCCGGGCCGGTGATCACGCGCTACGAGATCGACCCGGACGTCGGCGTGAAGGGCAGCCAGATCACCAATCTGGTGAAGGATCTTGCGCGCGCGCTGTCGGTGGTCAGCATACGCCTGGTCGAGACCATTCCCGGCAAGGCCTATATGGCCCTGGAACTGCCCAATGCCAAGCGTCAGATGGTGCATCTGTCGGAGATACTCAGTTCGCAGGTGTATGCCGACATGCATTCCGCGCTGACGATCGCGATGGGCAAGGATATCTCGGGCAAGCCGGTGGTCGCCGACCTGGCCAGGATGCCGCACGTGCTGGTGGCGGGCACCACCGGTTCCGGCAAATCGGTGGCGATCAACGCGATGATCCTGTCGCTGTTGTACAAATCCACACCGCAACAGGTGCGCCTGTTGCTGATCGATCCGAAGATGCTGGAACTTTCCGTCTATGAAGGTATTCCCCACCTGCTCGCGCCGGTGGTCACCGACATGCGTCAGGCCGCTTCGGGGCTGAACTGGTGCGTGCAGGAGATGGACCGTCGCTACCGGCTCATGTCCCATTTCGGTGTGCGCAACATCGCCGGATACAACCAGAAGCTGCGAGATGCCCTGAAGTCGGGAGAGCCGCTCGCCCATCCGTTCTCCATCACGCCTGAGAGTCCCGAGTTGCTGGAAGAGTTGCCGCTGATCGTGGTGTTCATCGATGAGTTGGCCGACCTGATGATGGTGGTCGGCAAGAAGATCGAGGAATTGATCGCGCGTCTGGCGCAGAAAGCGCGCGCATCCGGCATCCATCTGGTGCTTGCCACGCAACGCCCGTCGGTGGATGTGATCACCGGCCTGATCAAGGCCAACGTGCCGACGCGCGTGGCATTCCAGGTGTCGAGCAAGATCGATTCGCGCACCATCCTCGACCAGATGGGGGCGGAAGCCCTGCTGGGACAGGGCGACATGCTCTATCTGCCGCCCGGAACCGGCCATCCGCAACGCGTGCATGGCGCTTTCGTGTCCGATCAGGAAGTGCATCGCGTCGCCGAATACCTGAAGGAGCAGGGCGAGCCCAACTACATCGATGGCGTGCTGGACTCGCCGGAAGAATCCGGCGAGGGGGGCGAGGGCGGTGCCGGCCTGGACGCCGAAGCCGACCCGTTGTACGACCAGGCGGTGGAGATCGTGCTACGGAACCGCCGCGCATCGATCTCGCTGGTGCAGCGCCATCTGCGCATCGGCTACAACCGCGCCGCGCGCCTGGTCGAGCAGATGGAGTCCGCCGGCATCGTTTCGCCGATGCAGAGCAACGGCAACCGCGAAGTGCTGGCGCCGGCCCGCCACGAATAG
- the lolA gene encoding outer membrane lipoprotein chaperone LolA, which translates to MLRNICFIVLCVASFNAGAGAIEKLKSFVAATRSAQAEFTQLVLDQNGRRIQSASGLMQFQRPGKFRWTYRKPYEQIIVGDGEQFWLYDLDLNQVTVRKLDAALGSSPAALLSGSNEIERGFDLRDVGTKDGLEWLQAIPRTQESSFEKIFMAFDAQAELAVMELYDAFGHKTVLRFSGMRRNPGIPPQQFRFVPPEGADVFSD; encoded by the coding sequence ATGCTGAGGAATATCTGTTTCATTGTTCTGTGTGTCGCTTCGTTCAATGCCGGGGCGGGCGCGATCGAAAAACTCAAGTCCTTTGTTGCGGCGACGCGTTCCGCGCAGGCGGAGTTCACCCAGTTGGTGCTGGATCAGAACGGCAGGCGCATCCAGAGCGCTTCCGGCCTGATGCAATTCCAGCGTCCCGGCAAATTCCGCTGGACCTACCGGAAACCCTACGAGCAGATCATCGTCGGCGACGGTGAGCAGTTCTGGCTGTATGACCTGGATCTGAACCAGGTGACGGTCAGGAAGCTGGATGCGGCGCTGGGCAGCAGTCCGGCCGCGCTGCTGTCCGGCAGCAACGAGATCGAGCGCGGCTTCGATCTGCGGGATGTCGGCACAAAGGACGGGTTGGAGTGGTTGCAGGCCATACCCCGGACGCAGGAAAGCAGCTTCGAGAAGATATTCATGGCTTTTGACGCGCAAGCCGAACTGGCCGTCATGGAACTGTACGACGCGTTCGGGCACAAGACCGTGCTGCGTTTTTCCGGGATGCGGCGCAACCCCGGGATCCCCCCGCAGCAGTTCAGGTTCGTGCCGCCCGAGGGCGCGGATGTCTTCAGCGACTGA
- a CDS encoding replication-associated recombination protein A gives MSTGNLFESASPAAPLAERLRPGHIDEVIGQVHLLGEGKPLRLAFRSGKLHSMILWGPPGVGKTTLARLMASAFDAEFVPLSAVLSGVKDIRDAIAQAELMLQQRGRHTILFVDEVHRFNKSQQDAFLPFVERGLVTFIGATTENPSFEVNGALLSRAQVYVLKSLSETEMDELFARAQLAALPDIAFDAAARERIVGYADGDARRLLNVLEQLQTAAATAGVGNIDIAFLDATLAQNLRRFDKGGEAFYDQISALHKSVRGSNPDAALYWFTRMLDGGADPRYLARRIVRMAWEDIGLADPRAMQICNEAAQTYERLGTPEGELALAQAVLYLAVAAKSNAGYVAYNAARAFVKQDGSREVPLHLRNAPTKLMKQLDYGKDYRYAHDEAEGYAAGENYFPDGMPAVSFYEPTGRGLEAKIAEKLARLREMDAQAGGPDTVARKDSGG, from the coding sequence ATGTCCACCGGCAATCTTTTTGAATCCGCTTCGCCCGCCGCACCGCTCGCCGAGCGGCTGCGTCCCGGGCATATCGACGAGGTCATCGGGCAGGTGCATCTGCTCGGCGAAGGCAAACCGCTGCGCCTTGCATTCCGATCCGGAAAATTGCATTCGATGATCCTGTGGGGGCCGCCGGGCGTGGGCAAAACCACGCTGGCGCGCCTGATGGCGTCCGCCTTCGATGCCGAGTTCGTGCCGCTGTCGGCGGTGCTGTCCGGGGTGAAGGACATCCGTGATGCCATCGCCCAGGCCGAGCTCATGCTGCAACAGCGCGGACGCCATACCATCCTGTTCGTGGACGAGGTGCACCGTTTCAACAAGTCGCAGCAGGATGCGTTCCTTCCGTTCGTCGAGCGCGGGCTGGTGACCTTCATCGGGGCGACCACCGAGAATCCCTCGTTCGAGGTGAACGGCGCGCTGCTGTCTCGGGCACAGGTATACGTGCTGAAGTCATTGTCGGAAACCGAGATGGACGAGCTGTTCGCGCGCGCGCAGCTGGCGGCATTGCCCGATATCGCGTTCGATGCGGCCGCCCGGGAGCGCATCGTCGGTTATGCGGATGGTGACGCGCGCCGCCTGCTGAACGTGCTGGAACAGTTGCAGACCGCTGCCGCGACTGCGGGGGTGGGTAACATCGATATCGCCTTCCTCGATGCCACGCTGGCGCAGAACCTGCGCCGCTTCGACAAGGGCGGCGAGGCGTTCTACGACCAGATATCCGCGCTGCACAAGTCGGTGCGCGGCTCCAACCCGGATGCGGCGCTGTACTGGTTCACGCGCATGCTGGATGGCGGCGCCGACCCGCGCTATCTGGCGCGGCGCATCGTGCGCATGGCCTGGGAGGACATCGGGCTGGCCGACCCGCGCGCCATGCAGATATGCAACGAGGCGGCGCAGACCTACGAGCGTCTCGGCACGCCGGAGGGGGAGCTGGCGCTGGCGCAGGCCGTGTTGTATCTCGCCGTCGCGGCCAAGTCGAATGCGGGATACGTCGCGTATAATGCCGCCCGCGCATTCGTCAAGCAGGACGGTTCGCGCGAAGTGCCGCTGCATCTGCGCAATGCACCGACCAAGCTGATGAAGCAACTGGATTACGGCAAGGACTACCGCTATGCGCACGATGAAGCGGAGGGATATGCGGCGGGCGAGAATTACTTCCCGGATGGCATGCCCGCAGTGAGTTTCTACGAGCCGACCGGGCGCGGGCTGGAAGCGAAGATCGCCGAAAAACTGGCAAGGCTTCGCGAGATGGATGCGCAGGCGGGTGGGCCGGACACGGTCGCTAGGAAGGATTCTGGCGGGTAG
- the serS gene encoding serine--tRNA ligase produces MLDIQTLRNDLNNVASRLKDERRFDLDTRRFEQMEAERKTIQTRTQELQAKRNATSKLIGQAKAKGEDTTAIMAEVGALGDELKQLEAKLPQVLAELDAFLAVIPNLPHANVPVGNSEADNVETHRFGEPRKFDFEVQDHVSIGEGLGGLDFETATKIAGARFSLLKGPLARMHRALAQFMLDTHTEKHGYTETYVPYLVNADSMRGTGQLPKFEEDLFKIVSGDAGVAATIRDITTMSRDDMEGITPSIKSFYLIPTAEVPVTNMVRDEIVPLEKLPLKYVAHTPCFRSEAGSYGRDTRGMIRQHQFEKVELVQMVHPDHSYAALEALLGHAEVILQKLGLPYRVVKLCTGDMGFSAATTYDIEVWLPAQNTYREISSCSNFEAFQARRMQARFRNAAGKPELLHTLNGSGLAVGRTLVAVLENCQNADGSVTIPEVLRPYMGGMEKLSK; encoded by the coding sequence ATGCTGGATATACAGACATTACGTAATGACTTGAATAACGTAGCTAGTCGCTTGAAGGACGAGCGTCGCTTTGATTTGGATACAAGACGGTTCGAGCAGATGGAGGCCGAGCGCAAGACGATACAGACGCGCACGCAGGAGCTGCAGGCGAAGCGCAATGCGACTTCCAAACTGATCGGGCAGGCCAAGGCCAAGGGCGAGGACACGACAGCCATCATGGCCGAGGTGGGGGCGCTGGGCGATGAACTGAAGCAACTGGAAGCCAAACTGCCGCAAGTGCTCGCCGAATTGGACGCCTTCCTCGCAGTGATCCCGAATTTGCCGCATGCCAACGTGCCGGTCGGCAACTCGGAAGCGGACAACGTCGAGACGCATCGTTTCGGCGAGCCCAGGAAATTTGACTTTGAAGTGCAGGACCATGTCAGCATCGGTGAAGGACTGGGCGGGCTGGATTTCGAGACCGCCACCAAGATCGCCGGTGCGCGCTTCTCGCTGTTGAAAGGCCCGCTGGCGCGCATGCACCGCGCACTCGCGCAGTTCATGCTGGATACTCATACAGAAAAGCACGGCTACACCGAGACCTATGTGCCTTATCTGGTAAACGCCGATTCGATGCGCGGCACCGGGCAGTTGCCGAAGTTCGAAGAGGATCTGTTCAAGATAGTATCTGGCGATGCCGGCGTTGCAGCGACGATCCGCGATATAACGACAATGTCGCGAGATGATATGGAAGGTATTACTCCATCCATCAAATCGTTTTATCTGATTCCCACCGCCGAAGTGCCGGTGACCAACATGGTGCGCGACGAGATCGTGCCCTTGGAAAAACTGCCGCTGAAGTACGTTGCACATACGCCGTGTTTCCGCAGCGAGGCCGGTTCGTATGGACGCGACACGCGCGGCATGATCCGTCAGCATCAGTTCGAGAAGGTGGAACTGGTCCAAATGGTGCATCCGGACCATTCCTATGCCGCGCTGGAAGCGCTGCTCGGCCATGCCGAGGTCATCCTGCAGAAGCTCGGCCTGCCGTATCGCGTGGTGAAGCTGTGCACCGGCGATATGGGATTTTCCGCCGCGACCACGTACGACATCGAAGTGTGGCTGCCGGCGCAGAACACCTACCGCGAGATATCTTCCTGCTCCAATTTCGAAGCCTTCCAGGCGCGCCGCATGCAGGCGCGCTTCCGCAACGCCGCTGGCAAGCCGGAACTGCTGCACACGCTGAACGGCTCCGGGCTGGCGGTGGGCAGAACCTTGGTCGCAGTCCTTGAGAATTGCCAGAATGCCGACGGCAGCGTGACTATCCCCGAAGTGCTGCGCCCGTACATGGGTGGCATGGAGAAACTTTCCAAGTAG
- a CDS encoding two pore domain potassium channel family protein has protein sequence MRVVHLLGIAGVPENETEAAKKWALRLEWPMVAVALWIVVQWYLEETGTLSHTVARTADWLVWLAFLIETWILTRHVGNKRGYLLGNWLNLAIIIGGFPAFWEYAPLAGLLRSLRLLLVLALLVRMSKSARKLLSKHNLGATLVVAFVTMLLSGIIMSRIDPSVGDVWDGMWWAWVTMATVGYGDVVPHTGAGRLFASLVVLFGVVLLSMLTANLAAFFVGSDVERVEKEERQADRALKDISMRLQRIERLLEQRNNRND, from the coding sequence ATGAGAGTCGTTCATCTACTCGGCATCGCAGGCGTTCCTGAGAACGAGACCGAAGCGGCGAAAAAATGGGCTCTCCGGCTGGAATGGCCGATGGTGGCGGTGGCGCTCTGGATCGTGGTGCAGTGGTATCTGGAAGAGACCGGTACGCTCTCGCATACCGTGGCGCGTACTGCCGACTGGCTGGTGTGGCTCGCGTTCCTGATCGAGACCTGGATACTCACCCGGCATGTCGGGAACAAGCGGGGTTATTTGCTTGGCAATTGGCTGAACCTCGCCATCATCATCGGCGGTTTTCCCGCGTTCTGGGAATACGCTCCGCTGGCAGGGTTGCTGCGCAGCCTGCGTTTGCTGCTGGTGCTGGCGCTGCTGGTGCGCATGTCCAAGTCGGCGCGCAAGCTGCTTTCCAAACACAATCTCGGCGCGACACTGGTCGTGGCGTTCGTCACCATGCTGCTGTCCGGTATCATCATGTCGCGCATCGATCCCTCGGTGGGCGATGTGTGGGACGGCATGTGGTGGGCATGGGTCACCATGGCCACCGTGGGCTACGGTGATGTGGTGCCGCACACCGGTGCGGGGCGGTTGTTCGCCTCCCTGGTGGTGCTGTTCGGGGTGGTGTTGCTGTCCATGCTGACTGCCAACCTGGCGGCATTTTTCGTGGGGAGCGATGTGGAACGTGTGGAGAAGGAAGAAAGACAGGCGGACAGGGCGCTCAAGGATATTTCCATGCGGTTGCAACGTATCGAGCGTCTGCTGGAACAGCGCAATAACCGGAACGACTAG